A single Sphingomonas sp. IW22 DNA region contains:
- a CDS encoding DUF4178 domain-containing protein produces MAEAPAAAALSCPNCGGTITLRAAGHSVTVACEYCASILDVSQPQVRLITRYREKTARLAIPLGARGTLDGIEWEMVGWMARSDSGYPWQEFLLFNPYHGYRWLIEQRSGWSLGEQLTLTPTGGSRGLVVDGEEYRPFFANGTARVDDVVGEFYWRVRRGDVVRTDDWVRSGAMLSREADDREVSWSRSRWLPRGTVEQAFGVAGHGRPWPPLPHQPSPAYPFLKRAMVIAAVAIAALILGAIMNAGGRTLWQGYADIAADGREQQITVGPIELTRPRQRVRVVAEVPALSNGWVDLAYTLVDRSNQASFTASKAAERYSGRDSDGAWSEGSRGASADFAALPAGSYDLIVDYKGNKWVDPSRAGGGSSFWNSAPDDDGQPDWRRDSTAPRVEIAVISRTGTGFGVFFVMLLLVLAPLGVALLIHAQFEHARRAESDFAPTSDED; encoded by the coding sequence ATGGCTGAAGCACCCGCCGCCGCCGCGCTTAGCTGCCCCAATTGCGGCGGCACGATCACGCTGCGCGCCGCCGGTCATTCGGTGACGGTGGCGTGCGAATATTGCGCCAGCATCCTCGACGTCAGCCAGCCGCAGGTGCGGTTGATCACGCGCTACCGTGAAAAGACGGCCCGGCTCGCCATTCCGCTTGGCGCGCGCGGCACGCTGGACGGGATCGAGTGGGAAATGGTCGGCTGGATGGCGCGCAGCGACAGCGGCTATCCGTGGCAGGAATTTCTGCTGTTCAACCCCTATCACGGCTATCGCTGGCTGATCGAACAGCGCAGCGGATGGAGCTTGGGGGAGCAGCTGACGCTCACCCCCACCGGCGGATCGCGCGGGCTGGTGGTGGATGGGGAGGAATATCGCCCGTTCTTTGCAAATGGCACGGCGCGCGTCGATGACGTGGTGGGCGAGTTCTACTGGCGCGTGCGGCGCGGCGATGTCGTTCGCACCGACGATTGGGTCCGCTCCGGCGCGATGCTGTCACGCGAAGCCGATGACCGCGAAGTCAGCTGGTCGCGGTCGCGCTGGCTGCCGCGCGGCACGGTCGAGCAGGCCTTTGGCGTCGCTGGCCATGGTCGCCCCTGGCCGCCCCTGCCCCACCAGCCATCGCCAGCCTATCCGTTCCTGAAGCGGGCTATGGTGATCGCCGCAGTGGCAATCGCGGCGCTGATCCTGGGCGCGATCATGAACGCGGGAGGCCGCACGCTTTGGCAGGGCTATGCCGACATTGCCGCAGACGGGCGGGAACAACAGATCACCGTCGGCCCGATCGAACTCACGCGTCCACGTCAGCGCGTACGTGTGGTGGCAGAGGTGCCCGCGCTGTCGAACGGCTGGGTCGATCTCGCCTACACATTGGTCGACCGCAGCAATCAGGCCAGCTTCACCGCGTCAAAGGCGGCCGAGCGCTATTCGGGTCGTGATTCCGATGGCGCCTGGAGCGAGGGGTCGCGCGGCGCCAGCGCCGATTTCGCCGCCCTGCCCGCCGGCAGCTATGACCTTATCGTCGATTACAAGGGCAACAAATGGGTCGATCCGTCGCGCGCGGGTGGCGGCTCTAGTTTCTGGAACAGCGCGCCGGACGATGACGGCCAGCCCGACTGGCGGCGTGACAGCACCGCGCCGCGTGTTGAAATCGCGGTGATCAGCCGCACCGGGACCGGTTTTGGCGTGTTCTTCGTCATGCTGCTTCTGGTGCTGGCGCCGCTGGGCGTCGCACTGCTGATCCACGCCCAGTTCGAACATGCCCGCCGCGCCGAAAGCGATTTCGCGCCCACCAGCGACGAGGACTGA